Proteins from a genomic interval of Polaribacter sejongensis:
- the nhaA gene encoding Na+/H+ antiporter NhaA — MIKKLFITPFQKFVKIESFSGILLLICTLVALFWANSPLHESYSSILEYKVGFSGESFELKKSVLFWINDGLMAIFFFLIGLEIKREILIGELNTVKKLAFPLFGAVGGALIPVGLFMLLNQNPETFKGWGIPMATDIAFSLAVLNTLGKRIPLSLKIFLTAFAIVDDIEAVLVIAVFYSESIQVALLLIGLGLIALLYVLTNRGYYSKFVMIVVGIIVWVLFLKSGVHPTVAGILIAFSVPIRQEIKTTTFLSQLEGIYNSIKSAPVLKEPILSNQQLKLVNNLTHWSKKFQSPLQHLEHNLHNWSAYFIIPVFALANAGVLIDSSVHIDMALVFHIILCLVLGKGLGIPLVILVAKKLNLIQIPADIHFIQILGVSFIAGIGFTMAIFIAGLAFSTSPEFISSAKIGILLGSLISAIIGYLILRFAPVKDFIKL; from the coding sequence ATGATAAAAAAATTATTTATTACCCCGTTTCAAAAGTTTGTAAAAATTGAAAGTTTTAGCGGAATCCTGTTACTAATATGTACTTTAGTTGCTTTATTTTGGGCAAACTCACCTCTTCATGAAAGCTACTCTTCTATTTTAGAATATAAAGTTGGTTTTTCAGGAGAAAGTTTTGAATTAAAAAAATCTGTTTTATTTTGGATTAATGATGGTTTAATGGCTATTTTCTTTTTCTTAATTGGATTAGAAATTAAACGTGAAATTTTAATTGGAGAATTAAACACAGTTAAAAAATTAGCTTTCCCTTTATTTGGAGCTGTTGGTGGAGCACTTATTCCTGTTGGTTTATTTATGCTTTTAAATCAAAACCCAGAAACCTTTAAAGGTTGGGGAATTCCTATGGCAACAGATATTGCTTTTTCTTTAGCGGTATTAAACACATTAGGAAAACGTATACCTCTTAGTTTAAAAATATTTTTAACTGCTTTTGCAATTGTGGATGATATTGAAGCTGTTTTAGTAATTGCTGTTTTTTACAGTGAATCTATTCAAGTTGCATTATTATTAATAGGCTTAGGATTAATAGCACTATTATATGTATTAACAAATAGAGGGTATTACTCTAAATTTGTGATGATTGTTGTAGGTATTATCGTTTGGGTATTGTTCTTAAAATCTGGAGTACACCCTACTGTTGCGGGTATTTTAATTGCATTTTCTGTACCAATTAGACAAGAAATAAAAACAACTACTTTTCTTTCTCAATTAGAAGGTATTTACAATAGCATTAAAAGTGCACCTGTATTAAAGGAACCTATACTATCTAATCAACAATTAAAATTAGTAAATAACTTAACGCATTGGAGTAAAAAATTTCAATCTCCTTTACAGCATTTAGAACATAACCTACACAATTGGTCGGCTTATTTTATAATACCTGTTTTTGCACTTGCCAATGCAGGTGTGTTAATAGATAGTTCTGTACATATAGACATGGCTTTAGTTTTCCATATTATACTCTGTTTAGTATTAGGTAAGGGACTAGGTATACCACTAGTTATATTAGTTGCAAAAAAATTAAATTTAATTCAAATACCTGCAGACATTCACTTTATACAAATTTTAGGAGTTTCATTTATTGCTGGTATTGGGTTTACTATGGCTATTTTTATTGCTGGTTTGGCCTTTTCAACATCACCAGAATTTATTAGCTCTGCAAAAATAGGTATTCTTTTAGGCTCGCTTATTTCTGCGATAATTGGTTATCTTATTTTAAGATTTGCACCAGTTAAAGACTTTATTAAACTTTAG
- a CDS encoding META domain-containing protein, whose protein sequence is MKTKILFLILILPTITNCKSVNVTDHDDAITEKYWKLKTLYGNDIKMEDNQKREIAITLKTKDNRFSGFAGCNSINGEYILEKGNKIKFTKIISTRMFCNNTDESKLLKAINSTDNYTIKNNRLSLNVGKRAPLAVFEAVYMN, encoded by the coding sequence ATGAAAACTAAAATATTATTTCTTATTCTAATTTTACCTACCATAACAAACTGTAAGTCAGTAAATGTAACAGACCACGACGACGCTATTACAGAAAAATATTGGAAACTTAAAACTTTATATGGAAATGACATTAAAATGGAAGACAACCAAAAACGTGAAATAGCTATCACCTTAAAAACAAAGGACAATAGATTTAGCGGGTTTGCAGGTTGTAATTCTATTAATGGCGAGTATATTTTAGAGAAAGGCAATAAAATTAAATTCACAAAAATTATTTCAACAAGAATGTTTTGTAATAATACTGATGAATCTAAATTATTAAAAGCAATTAATTCAACAGATAATTATACTATTAAAAATAATAGATTATCTTTAAATGTTGGTAAAAGAGCGCCTTTAGCAGTTTTTGAAGCTGTTTACATGAATTAA
- a CDS encoding deoxyguanosinetriphosphate triphosphohydrolase codes for MNWEQLLSLKRFGDTQKRPRATQDETRLGFDVDFDRIIFSSAFRSLQDKTQVIPLSETDFVHTRLTHSLEVSVVGRTLGRRVGKVLLERHPKLEELGYTFNDFGAIVGTASLMHDIGNPPFGHSGEKAIGEYFKTGNGLKYKDLLSDKEYQDLIDFEGNANGFKILTESREGISGGLRLSYATLGAFLKYPKESLPKKPTNHIVDKKYGFFQSEKEAFLEIVEDLGMKQKSTSAISFYRHPLAYLVEAADDICYTIIDFEDGINLGLIEEEFALEYMIKLVKDTIDIKKYHSLQHKTDRISYLRALAIGVLINEAVSIFLANEEAILNGTFERSLLDRCKYEAQIKDIIKLSVAKIYKSKDVVEKEIAGYRIIADLLDVFVTALNNKFDGKESNFDDLVLNLLPEEYQTESTSLYQRIMQVCSYVSRMSDSYAIRTHKKLKGNII; via the coding sequence ATGAACTGGGAACAATTACTTTCTTTAAAACGTTTTGGCGATACACAAAAACGCCCAAGAGCAACTCAAGATGAAACTCGTTTGGGTTTTGATGTAGATTTTGATAGAATTATATTTTCATCAGCTTTTAGGAGTTTACAAGACAAAACACAAGTAATACCTTTATCAGAAACAGATTTTGTACACACACGATTAACACATAGTCTAGAAGTTTCTGTTGTGGGAAGAACTTTGGGTAGAAGAGTAGGTAAGGTGTTGTTAGAACGTCATCCTAAATTAGAAGAATTAGGATATACGTTTAACGATTTTGGAGCTATTGTAGGAACTGCCTCTTTAATGCACGATATCGGAAATCCGCCTTTTGGGCATTCTGGAGAAAAAGCCATAGGCGAGTATTTTAAAACAGGTAATGGTTTAAAATATAAAGACCTATTGTCTGATAAAGAATATCAAGATTTAATAGATTTTGAAGGGAATGCAAACGGATTTAAAATCTTAACGGAATCTAGAGAAGGAATTTCTGGTGGTTTGCGTTTAAGTTATGCTACACTAGGTGCTTTTTTAAAATATCCAAAAGAGAGTCTGCCAAAGAAACCTACAAACCATATTGTAGATAAAAAGTATGGTTTTTTTCAATCTGAAAAAGAAGCTTTTTTAGAAATTGTAGAAGATTTAGGGATGAAACAAAAGTCTACTTCGGCAATTTCCTTTTATAGGCATCCATTGGCTTATTTAGTAGAAGCTGCAGATGATATTTGTTATACAATTATCGATTTTGAAGACGGAATTAATTTAGGCTTAATTGAAGAGGAGTTTGCTTTAGAATATATGATTAAGTTGGTGAAAGATACTATCGACATTAAAAAGTATCATTCTCTACAACATAAAACAGACAGAATAAGTTACTTAAGAGCTTTGGCAATTGGGGTGTTAATAAACGAAGCAGTTTCCATTTTCTTAGCAAATGAAGAAGCTATTTTAAACGGAACTTTTGAGAGGTCTTTATTAGACAGATGTAAATATGAAGCGCAAATAAAAGATATTATCAAACTAAGTGTAGCCAAAATTTATAAAAGCAAAGATGTTGTAGAAAAAGAAATTGCTGGTTATAGAATTATTGCTGATTTATTAGATGTTTTTGTCACTGCTTTAAATAATAAGTTTGATGGTAAAGAATCTAATTTTGATGATTTGGTATTGAATTTATTACCTGAAGAATATCAAACAGAATCAACAAGTTTGTATCAACGAATTATGCAAGTATGCAGTTATGTTTCTAGAATGTCTGATAGTTATGCGATTAGAACACATAAAAAATTAAAAGGAAATATTATTTAG
- a CDS encoding T9SS type A sorting domain-containing protein, whose translation MKKKLLIPFIVIAAICVFYITNQKTNNSEEFINITLEGKLKPKNKPKNFRQLYSIKRDEYESNMQINPLTGEIPKEEKLKELNTSLGLMAQKKLRKKTSSTYTSRGPSNLGGRTRAFAVDISDTSSNTMLSGGVSSGLFRTIDGGLSWTKVTPLGEIHNVSALTQDPREGFQNIWYYGTGEWSGNSASLGSAYKGQGVWKSIDGGLTWSVIPGTDSDHTVFDSYFDFTNSLEVSPITGELFIATSGRIYRYDGVSLNQELKLEGNSTSSTDLVITPNGNVYASFDGGASLGGVWMSPTGNGVWTQIAQNGTPTDWSAAGRIVLGEAPSADNIIYALYVNGNSGGLEGDLWQYNATTTTWTNYSSKLPDEPGSDSDGNDPFAVQGGYDLVVTVKPDNENFVTIGGTNAYKIADIRTDVSFSRIGGYANNTGYSQYENHHPDIHVLEFDPNNNDVFYSGTDGGVHKTLDINEASIAWLSLNNNYLTYQYYHVTLDPFTGSNIIMGGAQDNGTTIGGTHVGLANNTTMNQLAGGDGVAVGLTRRDNNTALQYFLGFQQGAIYTNYPDGFREITPKDAPTGVDAQFITYYYLDPDNTDYLYYAAKSKLYKTNASAAVTDSTWTDAGTLSNVQNLRTFATTRGTYSSALSYLLIGGDKGGVFKLKDPKNPTSTLLDAVDITPTGATTSSNTIVSDIAIHPTNPDIVLVVYANYGISNIFLTTNATDELPTWTLVERNLNAHSIRSAEITEVGEETVYFIGTARGLYSSTDPTSVNWEMEGESNIGLALISSLAYRPADNKLLIGTHGNGMYETTIEGTLSTNSYASALQLSFYPNPTKKELNLQSNTLDLSQNLNYTISDLTGKVVKKGVLKDQKINVEYLNDGVYLINLSVDGKNQNFKFIKN comes from the coding sequence ATGAAAAAAAAATTACTAATTCCGTTTATTGTTATTGCTGCTATTTGTGTATTTTATATCACAAATCAAAAGACTAATAATAGCGAAGAATTCATTAATATTACATTAGAAGGTAAATTAAAACCTAAAAATAAACCTAAGAACTTTAGACAGTTATATTCAATTAAAAGAGATGAATATGAGTCAAATATGCAGATAAATCCATTAACGGGAGAGATTCCTAAAGAGGAAAAATTAAAGGAATTAAATACTTCCCTTGGGCTAATGGCTCAAAAAAAACTTAGAAAAAAAACATCAAGTACATATACATCTAGAGGTCCTTCAAATTTAGGAGGAAGAACCAGAGCTTTTGCTGTAGATATTTCAGATACATCTAGTAATACAATGCTTTCTGGAGGTGTAAGTAGTGGTTTATTTAGAACTATTGATGGAGGCTTAAGTTGGACAAAAGTAACGCCATTAGGAGAAATCCATAACGTTTCTGCATTAACACAAGATCCTAGAGAGGGGTTTCAAAATATATGGTATTACGGAACTGGAGAATGGTCTGGAAATAGCGCAAGTTTAGGTTCTGCTTATAAAGGTCAAGGTGTTTGGAAATCTATAGATGGTGGATTGACATGGAGTGTAATTCCTGGTACAGATTCCGATCATACTGTATTTGATAGTTATTTCGATTTTACAAACTCATTAGAAGTTAGCCCTATAACAGGAGAACTGTTCATAGCAACTTCTGGAAGAATTTATAGATATGATGGTGTGAGTTTAAATCAAGAATTAAAGTTAGAAGGTAATTCTACAAGTTCAACAGATTTAGTAATAACACCCAATGGTAACGTGTATGCTAGTTTTGATGGAGGTGCTTCTTTAGGAGGTGTATGGATGTCGCCTACAGGAAATGGCGTTTGGACACAAATTGCACAAAATGGTACGCCAACAGATTGGTCTGCTGCAGGTAGAATAGTTTTAGGTGAAGCACCATCTGCAGACAATATAATATATGCGTTATATGTAAACGGTAATTCAGGTGGTTTAGAGGGAGATTTATGGCAGTACAATGCTACAACAACTACTTGGACAAATTATTCATCTAAATTACCAGATGAACCCGGTAGTGATTCTGATGGAAATGACCCTTTTGCTGTTCAAGGAGGTTATGATTTGGTAGTAACAGTAAAACCAGATAATGAAAATTTTGTAACAATTGGAGGTACTAATGCCTATAAAATAGCAGATATTAGAACTGATGTTTCATTTTCTAGAATTGGAGGTTATGCAAATAACACTGGTTACTCACAATACGAAAATCATCATCCAGATATACATGTTTTAGAATTTGATCCAAACAATAATGATGTTTTTTATAGTGGTACCGATGGAGGAGTACATAAAACACTAGATATTAATGAGGCAAGTATAGCGTGGTTAAGTTTAAATAATAATTATCTTACATATCAATATTACCATGTTACTTTAGATCCTTTTACAGGAAGTAACATTATTATGGGTGGGGCACAAGATAATGGAACTACTATTGGTGGTACACATGTTGGTCTCGCTAATAATACTACAATGAACCAACTTGCTGGTGGAGATGGAGTTGCCGTTGGTCTTACAAGAAGAGATAATAATACAGCATTACAGTATTTTTTAGGGTTTCAACAAGGGGCAATTTATACAAATTATCCTGATGGCTTTAGAGAAATAACACCAAAAGATGCGCCTACGGGGGTTGATGCTCAATTTATTACTTATTACTATTTAGACCCAGACAATACGGATTACTTGTATTATGCTGCAAAAAGTAAGTTGTATAAAACCAATGCCTCTGCTGCTGTAACAGATTCTACATGGACGGATGCTGGGACTTTATCAAATGTTCAAAATTTAAGAACTTTTGCAACAACAAGAGGTACTTATTCTTCTGCTTTAAGTTACTTATTAATTGGTGGAGATAAAGGTGGAGTTTTTAAACTAAAAGATCCAAAAAATCCTACAAGTACACTTTTAGATGCTGTAGATATTACTCCAACGGGTGCAACTACTTCTTCCAATACTATTGTTAGTGATATTGCTATTCACCCAACAAACCCAGATATTGTTTTAGTAGTATATGCAAATTATGGTATTTCAAATATATTTTTAACTACAAATGCTACGGATGAATTGCCAACGTGGACTTTAGTAGAAAGAAATTTAAATGCACATTCAATTCGATCTGCAGAAATAACGGAAGTAGGCGAAGAAACTGTCTATTTTATAGGAACTGCAAGAGGTTTATATAGTTCTACAGATCCAACAAGTGTAAACTGGGAAATGGAGGGAGAAAGTAATATAGGCTTGGCTTTAATTAGTTCATTAGCGTACCGTCCTGCAGATAATAAATTGTTAATAGGAACGCATGGTAACGGAATGTATGAAACAACTATAGAAGGTACACTTTCTACGAACTCTTATGCAAGTGCTCTTCAATTATCATTTTATCCAAACCCAACTAAAAAAGAACTTAACTTACAAAGCAACACATTAGATTTAAGCCAAAACTTAAATTATACTATTTCAGATTTAACAGGAAAGGTTGTTAAAAAAGGAGTTTTAAAAGACCAAAAAATTAATGTAGAGTATTTAAATGATGGTGTTTACCTTATAAATTTAAGTGTTGATGGTAAAAATCAGAATTTTAAGTTCATTAAAAATTAA
- the dxs gene encoding 1-deoxy-D-xylulose-5-phosphate synthase, protein MKNLLDHIVNPKDLRKLNQDQLPQLAKELRDFIIDIVATKEGHLGASLGVVELTIALHYLFDTPNDLLVWDVGHQAYGHKILTGRKDVFHTNRQLRGIAGFPSRKESEYDAFGVGHSSTSISAALGMAIASNIKGETEKHHIAVIGDASIASGMAFEALNHAGVSKANLLIILNDNAIGIDPAVGALKEYLTKVKTDKRLAAQNNIIKALNFDYSGPIDGHDLPKVLAELERLKTVKGPKFLHVITTKGKGLQQAEEDQVTYHAPGKFDKISGERLKIAKSLYTKYQDVFGKTVVELADKNDKIVGITPAMLTGGSLKFMLEKHPKRTFDVGIAEQHAVTLAAGMATQGLIPFCNIYSTFLQRAYDQVIHDVALQNLPVVFCLDRAGLVGEDGATHHGVFDLAYLRLIPNLIVFAPRNEIELRNILYTAQLGLKKPIAIRYPRGTGTIIDWKKPFEEIAIGKGVCLQEGNKTAILSIGTIAKNVSEALELVDNASNFSHYDMRFVKPLDENLLHTIFDKHQTIITIEDGTIKGGFGSAILEFTSENNYHQKIKTLGIPDNFIEHGNVLKLQQTLGLNAEKLASTFNVFT, encoded by the coding sequence ATGAAGAATTTGTTAGACCATATAGTAAACCCAAAAGATTTACGAAAATTAAATCAAGATCAATTACCTCAACTTGCTAAAGAATTGAGAGATTTTATTATTGATATTGTAGCTACCAAAGAAGGACATTTAGGTGCTAGTTTAGGCGTTGTAGAATTAACAATCGCTTTGCACTATCTATTTGACACCCCAAATGACTTATTGGTTTGGGATGTTGGCCATCAAGCATACGGACATAAAATCTTAACAGGCAGAAAAGATGTTTTTCACACCAACAGGCAGTTGCGTGGAATTGCAGGTTTTCCGTCAAGAAAAGAAAGTGAATACGATGCTTTTGGTGTTGGTCATTCTTCTACTTCTATTTCTGCCGCTTTAGGAATGGCAATTGCCTCTAATATAAAAGGCGAAACAGAAAAACATCATATTGCGGTTATTGGAGATGCTTCTATTGCCAGCGGAATGGCTTTTGAAGCCTTAAACCATGCAGGAGTTTCTAAAGCAAATTTATTAATCATTTTAAACGACAATGCTATTGGTATCGATCCTGCTGTTGGCGCTTTAAAAGAGTATTTAACAAAGGTTAAAACGGATAAAAGACTTGCGGCTCAAAATAATATTATAAAAGCTTTAAATTTTGATTATTCGGGTCCTATAGACGGACACGATTTACCGAAAGTTTTAGCAGAACTAGAACGATTAAAAACCGTAAAAGGGCCAAAATTTTTACATGTAATTACTACAAAAGGAAAAGGTTTACAGCAAGCTGAAGAAGACCAAGTAACGTATCATGCACCAGGTAAATTTGATAAAATTTCTGGAGAGCGATTAAAAATAGCAAAAAGTTTATATACAAAGTATCAAGATGTTTTTGGAAAAACAGTAGTAGAATTAGCCGATAAAAACGATAAAATTGTAGGCATCACTCCAGCGATGTTAACGGGAGGTTCTTTAAAATTTATGTTAGAAAAGCACCCAAAGAGAACTTTTGATGTTGGTATTGCAGAACAACATGCAGTAACCTTAGCGGCAGGTATGGCAACGCAAGGTTTAATTCCGTTTTGCAATATTTATTCTACTTTTTTACAACGTGCTTACGACCAAGTTATTCATGATGTTGCTTTGCAAAACTTACCCGTTGTTTTTTGTTTAGACAGAGCAGGATTGGTTGGTGAAGATGGAGCAACTCATCATGGAGTTTTCGATTTGGCGTATTTACGTTTAATTCCCAATTTAATTGTTTTTGCCCCAAGAAATGAAATTGAATTGCGTAATATTTTATACACGGCTCAATTAGGATTAAAAAAACCTATTGCCATTCGATATCCAAGAGGAACAGGAACTATTATCGATTGGAAAAAACCTTTTGAAGAAATAGCAATCGGAAAAGGTGTTTGTTTACAAGAAGGAAATAAAACAGCTATTTTATCAATTGGAACCATTGCTAAAAATGTTTCTGAAGCATTAGAATTGGTTGATAATGCATCCAATTTTTCTCATTATGATATGCGTTTTGTAAAACCTTTAGATGAAAATTTATTACATACTATTTTTGACAAACATCAAACTATTATTACTATTGAAGATGGAACGATAAAAGGTGGTTTTGGAAGCGCTATTTTAGAATTTACATCAGAAAATAATTATCACCAGAAAATAAAAACGTTAGGAATACCCGACAATTTTATTGAGCATGGAAATGTTTTAAAACTGCAACAGACACTTGGTTTAAATGCAGAAAAATTAGCTAGTACGTTTAATGTATTCACATAA
- a CDS encoding nucleoside deaminase, which translates to MIQPFDDTYFMKKALQEAESAFDKGEVPVGAIIVFKDQIIARAHNLTETLNDVTAHAEMQAFTAAADFLGGKYLKDCVLYVTLEPCQMCAGASYWAQIGKIVYGATEPDRGFVNLKTTLHPKTKVVSGILENECSQLLKRFFIEKRNLN; encoded by the coding sequence ATGATACAACCTTTTGACGATACCTATTTTATGAAAAAAGCCTTACAAGAGGCCGAATCTGCTTTTGATAAAGGCGAAGTTCCTGTAGGCGCAATTATTGTTTTTAAAGATCAAATTATTGCTCGAGCACATAATTTAACAGAAACATTAAACGATGTAACTGCACATGCAGAAATGCAAGCATTTACAGCTGCTGCTGATTTTTTAGGGGGGAAATATTTAAAAGACTGTGTGTTGTATGTAACGCTAGAGCCTTGCCAAATGTGTGCTGGTGCAAGTTATTGGGCGCAAATAGGTAAAATTGTTTACGGAGCAACAGAACCAGATAGAGGTTTTGTAAATTTAAAAACGACACTACATCCAAAGACAAAAGTTGTTAGTGGAATTTTAGAAAACGAATGTTCTCAGTTATTAAAACGATTCTTTATTGAAAAACGGAATCTAAATTAA
- a CDS encoding S9 family peptidase, with amino-acid sequence MKKFLLLFLPFIVVSTISAQETPTPNYRAAAKYSPKNLAKMVHSTSVSPHWLKKGNRFWYAYKTSEGANYYLVDADKKSKKTLFDNVKMAKWLTEITKDPYDAKHLPRFSFTFNEAEDAIRFRVTSTEEVEVIDDKKEEKKEEEKDSTSTRKDKKEKSKKPKMEKKVYHLEYKLGGNGLTIIDTIKKEKEDWKKWANIAPDSSIVLYSKNYNLYWMDKINFKKFIKDKKDSTVVENQWTKDGEENYAYGRGSRGDNVDKEKNKDKKNGVGGIWSHDSKKFVFQKSDSRHIKDLWVINSTGKKRPTLETYKYHMPGEQEYYKSELLIFDIPTKSHVKVPLDTIKQQSISVFRAPRKQSSRDDEFKPTLLLSKKGKVYFSVISRDRKKFDINVADINTGEYKTLIEERFNTYIESRPLILLNDEKEMLHWAERDGWAHFYLYDTDGNLKNQVTEGDYHVANFEGLNESTRTLYFSANGVNKEQDPYYAHSYKINLDGTGMKNLNPGDYTSNTSMSDSNKYFISNFSRVNTVPKSELRNANGRKVMDLETADLSQLFASGYKFPETFKVKADDGITDIYGVMYKPFDMDSTKVYPLLEYVYPGPQTEAVNKSFSYSMDRVDRMAQVGFVVITLGNRGGHPDRSKWYHNYGYGNLRDYGLADKKYVAQQLANKHSFIDIEKVGIYGHSGGGFMSTAAMLVYPDFFKAAVSSAGNHDNNVYNSWWSETHHGVKEEIDEKGKSSYKYKIDDNQSLAKNLKGHLMLIHGDMDNNVNPAGTIRMANELIKANKRFKYMIMPGQRHGFGNMTEYSFWLRADHFSKYLLGKEATDADIMYMNLDKPMNK; translated from the coding sequence ATGAAAAAATTCTTACTTTTATTCTTGCCATTTATTGTTGTTTCAACAATTTCTGCACAAGAAACTCCAACCCCTAATTATAGAGCTGCTGCTAAGTACTCGCCAAAAAACTTGGCAAAAATGGTGCACTCTACATCTGTAAGTCCGCATTGGTTAAAAAAAGGAAACCGTTTTTGGTATGCTTATAAAACATCAGAAGGTGCTAATTATTATTTAGTGGATGCAGATAAAAAATCTAAAAAAACACTTTTCGATAATGTAAAGATGGCAAAGTGGTTAACAGAAATCACTAAAGATCCATACGACGCAAAACATTTACCTCGTTTTAGTTTTACATTTAACGAAGCAGAAGATGCTATTCGTTTTAGAGTAACATCAACAGAAGAAGTTGAAGTTATTGATGATAAAAAAGAAGAAAAGAAAGAGGAGGAAAAAGACTCTACATCAACAAGAAAAGATAAAAAAGAAAAGTCTAAAAAACCTAAAATGGAGAAAAAAGTCTACCATCTAGAATATAAATTAGGTGGAAATGGCTTAACAATTATTGATACGATTAAGAAAGAAAAAGAAGATTGGAAAAAATGGGCAAACATTGCACCGGATAGTTCTATTGTTTTGTATTCTAAAAATTACAATTTGTATTGGATGGATAAAATAAACTTTAAAAAGTTTATTAAAGACAAAAAAGATAGTACAGTTGTAGAAAACCAATGGACAAAAGATGGTGAAGAAAATTATGCTTACGGACGTGGTTCTAGAGGAGATAATGTTGATAAAGAAAAAAACAAAGACAAAAAAAATGGTGTTGGTGGTATTTGGTCTCACGATTCTAAAAAGTTTGTTTTTCAAAAATCTGACTCTAGACATATTAAAGACTTATGGGTAATTAATTCTACAGGTAAAAAAAGACCAACCTTAGAAACCTATAAATACCACATGCCAGGAGAACAAGAATATTATAAATCTGAATTACTAATTTTTGATATTCCAACAAAATCGCACGTAAAAGTACCTTTAGATACTATTAAACAACAAAGTATTTCTGTTTTTAGAGCACCAAGAAAACAATCTAGTAGAGACGATGAGTTTAAACCTACTTTGCTTTTATCTAAAAAAGGAAAAGTATATTTCAGTGTTATTTCTAGAGATCGTAAAAAGTTTGATATAAATGTTGCTGATATTAATACAGGAGAATATAAAACTTTAATTGAAGAACGTTTTAATACCTATATAGAATCTCGTCCGTTAATTTTATTAAATGATGAAAAAGAAATGTTGCACTGGGCAGAACGCGATGGTTGGGCACATTTTTATTTATATGACACCGATGGAAACTTAAAAAATCAGGTTACGGAAGGCGATTATCATGTAGCTAATTTTGAAGGTTTAAATGAAAGTACAAGAACTTTGTATTTCTCTGCAAACGGAGTTAATAAAGAACAAGATCCTTATTATGCGCATTCTTATAAAATCAATTTAGATGGTACGGGAATGAAAAATTTAAACCCTGGAGATTATACATCTAACACAAGTATGTCTGACTCTAACAAATACTTTATAAGCAACTTTTCTAGAGTAAATACTGTACCAAAATCGGAACTTAGAAATGCAAACGGACGTAAAGTAATGGATTTAGAAACGGCAGATTTATCACAACTATTTGCGTCAGGTTACAAGTTTCCAGAAACTTTTAAAGTAAAAGCAGATGATGGAATTACCGATATTTACGGAGTAATGTATAAGCCTTTTGATATGGATTCTACAAAAGTTTATCCATTATTAGAATATGTGTATCCTGGTCCACAGACAGAAGCGGTAAATAAATCTTTTTCTTATTCTATGGACCGTGTAGATAGAATGGCGCAAGTTGGTTTTGTGGTAATTACCTTAGGAAATAGAGGAGGACATCCAGATAGATCTAAATGGTATCATAATTATGGTTACGGAAATTTACGTGATTATGGTTTGGCTGATAAAAAGTATGTTGCACAACAATTGGCAAACAAACATAGTTTTATTGATATTGAAAAAGTAGGAATTTACGGTCATTCTGGTGGTGGGTTTATGTCTACAGCAGCCATGTTAGTGTATCCAGATTTCTTTAAAGCTGCAGTTTCATCTGCAGGAAATCATGATAATAATGTGTACAATTCTTGGTGGAGTGAAACGCATCATGGTGTAAAAGAAGAAATTGATGAAAAAGGGAAAAGCTCTTATAAATATAAAATTGATGACAATCAATCTTTGGCAAAAAACTTAAAAGGACATTTAATGTTGATCCATGGGGATATGGATAATAACGTAAATCCTGCTGGAACCATAAGAATGGCAAACGAACTAATTAAGGCAAATAAACGTTTTAAATACATGATTATGCCAGGACAAAGACACGGTTTTGGTAATATGACCGAATATTCTTTTTGGCTAAGAGCAGATCATTTTAGTAAATATTTATTAGGTAAAGAAGCTACTGATGCAGATATTATGTATATGAATTTAGACAAACCAATGAATAAGTAA